Proteins from a single region of Halorubrum sp. 2020YC2:
- a CDS encoding helix-hairpin-helix domain-containing protein: MALLQKLKEKLGFGSGSAERESGETEVTVERESEPAAEASAEATDEQPPRTGVDEEGGEPAAAAATEAAASTESLVDEEAGATDDAGTEADEGAEPAEAAAGEADDAAVDGDDRGPSVEEIKGIGPAYAERLASIGIETIDDLAGADAAEVAEGTSVGEKRAATWIDRASEF, from the coding sequence ATGGCGCTACTTCAGAAGCTCAAAGAGAAGCTCGGATTCGGGAGCGGCTCGGCCGAACGCGAGTCCGGCGAGACCGAAGTGACCGTCGAGCGCGAGTCGGAGCCGGCCGCCGAGGCGTCCGCGGAGGCCACCGACGAGCAGCCTCCCCGGACCGGCGTCGACGAGGAGGGAGGCGAGCCGGCGGCCGCCGCGGCGACGGAGGCCGCCGCCTCGACCGAGTCGCTCGTCGACGAGGAGGCCGGCGCGACGGACGACGCCGGGACCGAGGCCGACGAGGGCGCGGAGCCGGCGGAGGCCGCGGCGGGCGAGGCGGACGACGCCGCGGTCGACGGCGACGACCGCGGCCCGAGCGTCGAGGAGATCAAGGGGATCGGCCCGGCGTACGCCGAGCGGCTCGCCTCGATCGGTATCGAGACGATAGACGACCTCGCCGGCGCGGACGCCGCCGAGGTGGCCGAGGGGACGAGCGTGGGCGAGAAGCGCGCCGCGACGTGGATCGACCGCGCGAGCGAGTTCTGA
- a CDS encoding transporter: MDVINPVMWSVHVGFAVLWVGSVLFVTLAVLPPALRGDIGGDALGSVVGRLRWITRIGAVAFVASGGHMAGTLYTFEALTSTPRGHLVVTMLGLWFVGTGLVEVAGSKLADGLDAGKLREPARDAKPFLYGASAVSVGLIVTAGLLASPTLI, from the coding sequence ATGGACGTTATCAACCCCGTCATGTGGTCGGTCCACGTCGGCTTCGCCGTCCTCTGGGTCGGCAGCGTGCTGTTCGTCACCCTCGCGGTCCTCCCGCCCGCGCTCCGCGGCGACATCGGCGGGGACGCGCTCGGGTCGGTCGTCGGCCGCCTGCGCTGGATCACCCGGATCGGCGCGGTCGCGTTCGTCGCTTCCGGCGGGCACATGGCCGGGACCCTGTACACGTTCGAGGCGCTGACGAGCACGCCGCGGGGTCACCTCGTAGTGACGATGCTGGGGCTGTGGTTCGTCGGGACCGGACTCGTCGAGGTCGCCGGCTCGAAGCTGGCCGACGGACTCGACGCCGGGAAGCTCCGGGAGCCGGCCCGCGACGCCAAGCCGTTCCTCTACGGCGCGTCGGCGGTCTCCGTCGGACTCATCGTCACCGCCGGACTGCTCGCCAGCCCGACGCTGATCTAG
- a CDS encoding shikimate dehydrogenase — translation MDVYGLIGNPVGHSLSPPMHEAGYEALGLDARYVTFEPDADAAAAAISGAADLGVAGLNVTVPFKRDALRAVDAAPLAERIGAVNTVDYAPVRAGESERPRGRNTDAAGVTRALAHHDVGIDGRDALVVGAGGAGRAAAFALADAGATVHVANRTAERAVELAGDVPGATGGGLDDLGERVAAADLLVNATSVGMEAPEETPVPAAHLHGDLAVLDAVYAPVETRLLREAAAAGATTVDGAWMLLYQGVEAFEIWTGEDAPVDAMNAALRAELE, via the coding sequence ATGGACGTGTACGGACTGATCGGGAACCCGGTCGGCCACTCGCTGTCGCCGCCGATGCACGAGGCGGGCTACGAGGCGCTCGGTCTCGACGCGCGCTACGTGACCTTCGAGCCGGACGCCGACGCGGCGGCCGCGGCGATTTCGGGCGCCGCCGACCTCGGCGTCGCGGGACTCAACGTGACGGTGCCGTTCAAGCGGGACGCGCTGCGCGCGGTCGACGCGGCCCCGCTGGCCGAGCGCATCGGCGCGGTCAACACGGTCGATTACGCCCCGGTCCGGGCCGGCGAGTCGGAGCGCCCCCGCGGGCGCAACACCGACGCCGCCGGGGTGACGCGGGCGCTCGCGCACCACGACGTCGGAATCGACGGCCGCGACGCGCTCGTGGTGGGCGCGGGCGGCGCGGGGCGGGCGGCCGCGTTCGCGCTGGCGGACGCGGGCGCGACGGTCCACGTCGCGAACCGCACCGCGGAGCGCGCGGTCGAGTTGGCCGGGGACGTGCCCGGCGCGACCGGCGGCGGCCTCGACGACTTGGGCGAGCGCGTCGCGGCCGCGGACCTGCTCGTCAACGCGACGAGCGTGGGGATGGAGGCGCCGGAGGAGACGCCCGTTCCGGCGGCGCACCTCCACGGCGACCTCGCGGTCCTCGACGCGGTGTACGCGCCGGTCGAGACGCGCCTGCTGCGCGAGGCGGCCGCCGCGGGGGCGACGACCGTCGACGGCGCGTGGATGCTGCTGTACCAGGGGGTCGAGGCGTTCGAGATATGGACCGGCGAGGACGCGCCGGTCGACGCGATGAACGCGGCGCTGCGGGCCGAGTTGGAGTGA
- a CDS encoding DUF373 family protein produces MTTLVICVDRSGAIGRATNVPMPVAGWEAVRSLVTDAGLDDPEDASVNCLLESLRVARDLRDEREESVVAVVSAESDTAVGADRSIAAQLDDLVERYDPRAAIVVVDSAEDERVLPVVESRIPVDSVDRVVVRQARDIESTYYLLKQFLADEQLRSTVLVPIGVALLLLPVLFYRFSAGEAVAGVAGLLGAALLYKGLGVDRFVAGMPERVREALYAGQVSVVTYVVAGGLALVGGFFGFLAASELGPGSPRLVEVVEFAYAAVPWFAVAGVTAAVGRLLDELIRDEGIRTPYLNLPFVIAAVALVVRGFAGYFLAQEAIHEPLSMYGMTVTPVQQLAAFIVGGIVVSLVGVKIASDVGTETLEDVIDAERDAEGRRE; encoded by the coding sequence GTGACGACGCTGGTCATCTGCGTCGACCGCTCGGGGGCGATCGGTCGCGCCACCAACGTCCCGATGCCGGTCGCCGGCTGGGAGGCCGTCCGGTCGCTGGTCACCGACGCCGGGCTGGACGACCCCGAGGACGCCAGCGTGAACTGCCTGCTGGAGTCGCTGCGCGTCGCGCGCGACCTCAGGGACGAGCGCGAGGAGTCTGTCGTGGCGGTCGTCTCCGCGGAGAGCGACACCGCGGTCGGCGCCGACCGCTCCATCGCGGCCCAGCTGGACGACCTCGTGGAGCGGTACGACCCGCGGGCCGCGATCGTCGTCGTCGACTCCGCCGAGGACGAGCGCGTCCTCCCCGTCGTCGAGTCGCGGATCCCCGTCGACTCAGTCGACCGCGTCGTCGTCCGACAGGCGCGCGACATCGAGTCCACCTACTACCTGCTGAAGCAGTTCCTCGCGGACGAGCAGCTGCGGTCGACGGTGCTGGTCCCCATCGGCGTCGCGCTGCTGTTGTTACCCGTACTGTTCTACCGGTTCTCCGCCGGAGAGGCGGTGGCGGGCGTCGCCGGTCTGCTCGGCGCCGCGCTGCTGTACAAGGGCCTCGGGGTCGACCGGTTCGTCGCGGGGATGCCGGAGCGCGTCCGAGAGGCGCTGTACGCCGGGCAGGTGTCGGTCGTGACGTACGTCGTCGCCGGCGGGCTGGCGCTGGTCGGCGGGTTCTTCGGCTTCCTCGCGGCCTCGGAGCTCGGTCCCGGATCCCCCCGGCTCGTCGAGGTCGTGGAGTTCGCCTACGCCGCGGTCCCGTGGTTCGCGGTCGCCGGCGTGACCGCGGCCGTGGGGCGGCTGCTCGACGAGCTGATCCGCGACGAGGGGATCCGGACGCCGTACCTCAACCTCCCGTTCGTCATCGCCGCGGTCGCGCTCGTCGTCCGCGGGTTCGCCGGCTACTTCCTCGCGCAGGAGGCGATCCACGAGCCGCTGTCGATGTACGGGATGACGGTGACCCCGGTCCAGCAGCTCGCCGCGTTCATCGTGGGGGGCATCGTCGTGTCGCTCGTCGGCGTCAAGATCGCCAGCGACGTCGGCACCGAGACGCTCGAAGACGTCATCGACGCGGAGCGGGACGCCGAGGGGCGGCGGGAGTGA